A single genomic interval of Procambarus clarkii isolate CNS0578487 chromosome 61, FALCON_Pclarkii_2.0, whole genome shotgun sequence harbors:
- the LOC123774428 gene encoding peptidyl-tRNA hydrolase 2, mitochondrial — MNVQDRQSEDSTVLYSSEKSPGLMDGSNVSRPKPLWELPSITTTTVAFTCFLAGVFIGRKLRNAAQRVTSLVSTGPTKLALVVRNDLNMGKGKIAAQCSHGTLAAYRQMQKSNPGLLQAWEDAGQPKVVLRAADLDHLQKLNEMAATAGVLTASVQDAGKTQVAKGTVTVLAVGPATVADVDKITGHLKLL; from the exons ATGAACGTACAAGATCGTCAGAGTGAAGacagtacagtattgtatagCTCAGAAAAATCTCCAGGACTTATGGATGGTTCTAATGTAAGCAGGCCTAAGCCTCTTTGGGAGCTGCcatcaatcactacaacaactgtCGCTTTCACTTGTTTTCTGGCTGGCGTTTTTATTGGTCGCAAGTTGAGAAATGCTGCACAAAGAGTGACTTCCCTCGTCTCGACTGGACCCACAAAATTGGCACTTGTGGTCAGAAATGACTTGAATATGGGGAAAG gaaaaaTAGCTGCCCAGTGTTCGCATGGGACCCTGGCAGCTTACCGACAGATGCAGAAAAGCAACCCAGGGTTGTTGCAAGCCTGGGAAGATGCTGGTCAGCCCAAAGTTGTGCTCAGAGCTGCAGACTTGGATCACTTACAAAAGTTAAATGAG ATGGCAGCAACAGCTGGAGTATTAACAGCCAGTGTACAGGATGCTGGGAAAACTCAAGTAGCCAAAGGTACAGTGACTGTTTTGGCTGTAGGGCCAGCAACTGTGGCAGATGTTGACAAGATCACAGGTCACCTTAAACTACTTTAA
- the Prosbeta6 gene encoding proteasome subunit beta type-1, which produces MAVEMLESGADYMRDPRKHQFSPYADNGGTSVAIAGDDFVMIASDTRLSRGFNIFSRDQGKVFPLTPKTMMASSGCWADVLTLNKVLQARLTMYSHEHHDMMSTTAVAQLLSTMLYWRRFFPYYVSNILAGIDEDGKGVVYHYDPVGHMEKLTFSATGASVSQIQPLLDNQIGGLNMLGVEPPKMTKELARQLIHDAFVSAAERDINTGDGIIIHTITKDAKTEETVKLRRD; this is translated from the exons ATGGCTGTAGAGATGCTTGAGAGCGGGGCGGACTATATGAGGGATCCCAGGAAGCACCAGTTTAGCCCCTATGCTGATAATGGCGG CACATCTGTGGCCATCGCTGGTGATGACTTTGTGATGATTGCCAGCGATACCCGTTTGTCTCGAGGCTTCAACATCTTCTCTCGTGATCAAGGAAAAGTGTTCCCACTGACACCAAAGACCATGATGGCATCGTCAGGCTGTTGGGCCGACGTACTAACTCTCAACAAGGTGTTGCAGGCCAGACTAACG ATGTATTCTCATGAGCACCATGATATGATGTCCACTACAGCTGTTGCCCAGCTGCTGTCAACAATGCTCTACTGGAGGCGATTCTTCCCATATTATGTGTCCAATATTCTTGCAGGCATTGATGAAGATG GCAAGGGTGTAGTATATCATTATGATCCCGTGGGACACATGGAAAAGCTGACATTCAGTGCAACGGGTGCATCCGTCTCTCAGATTCAACCTCTCCTGGACAACCAGATTGGAGGACTCAACATGCTAGGGGTGGAGCCTCCCAAAATGACCAAG GAACTTGCACGTCAGCTTATACACGATGCCTTTGTGTCAGCCGCCGAGCGTGACATAAATACTGGTGATGGCATAATCATTCATACCATCACTAAGGATGCTAAAACAGAGGAAACGGTTAAACTTCGCAGGGATTAG
- the LOC123774429 gene encoding uncharacterized protein — MSMELGDSNNLLSGGGGRVNVFWRSRTDFERKLLVALFVLSAAVIALIVAVAVLASHGSAVKGSNTSKTTSKFSFLDPVDSKFYPGIANMPAAMEARQNAHTPTEVSHAHTPTQDTQRHAHTPTQDTQRHAHTPTQDIQQHAQRLSQASQHPHKRPLKQAIVTPILASKRHAHPG; from the exons ATGTCGATGGAATTAGGAGATAGCAACAATCTTCTTAGTGGGGG GGGCGGGAGAGTGAACGTCTTCTGGCGCTCACGAACGGACTTCGAGAGGAAGTTGCTGGTGGCGCTGTTCGTGCTCTCAGCGGCTGTGATCGCCCTGATTGTCGCCGTGGCTGTCCTGGCCTCCCACG GTTCGGCCGTCAAAGGTTCGAATACGAGCAAGACCACATCGAAGTTCTCCTTTCTCGACCCAGTGGACTCGAAGTTCTACCCTGGTATTGCTAACATGCCCGCCGCTATGGAGGCGCGTCAgaacgcccacacgcccactgAAGTTAgccacgcccacacgcccactcAAGATACCCAACGTCACGCCCATACGCCCACTCAGGATACCCAACgtcacgcccacacgcccactcAGGATATCCAACAACACGCCCAAAGGCTCTCTCAGGCTAGCCAACACCCACACAAACGCCCACTCAAACAAGCCATCGTCACGCCCATCCTGGCTAGCAAACGCCACGCCCATCCAGGGTAG